From the Pangasianodon hypophthalmus isolate fPanHyp1 chromosome 18, fPanHyp1.pri, whole genome shotgun sequence genome, the window taCTTTCAAGTTGGGAAAAAGGAGGTTTTCCCATCTTTACTAAGTGTGTCGCATGGCAGGAATGTGGTGTGAGTTTGGGGGAGGACCTGACAGACAGGTGACAATTCTCAACAAGTTGCTAGATATCTCGTGCTGACATCACAGTTTCATTTGAATTgcttttagttttaaaataCCCAACGAGTCAAAGTCCATAAATTACAATTCCCAAACAGAAGACTTCTGACTCCTGCAAAGACTTCACCTTCAAACCTTTAAAATGTAGGGTTAAATGAAATGGCTATGTAGCTTACAtaggcagctttttttttttttttttttttaacctttgtaCAGGCTTTCAGGCATTTCCTCAATGTTCAGTGTTGACTGATGATCAAAGCAAAAGTCATGTGtataaacactgttttttttgctgtctttttCTACAACCAGGGACAAGGCAGAACTGCTGGAACAGATCTTTTCCAAAGACAGTATAGAGTACAAACTCCTTCTGAGGTACACACAGAAGAAACCAACCGCAAACAGTCCCTCCACACAGAGCAATGGTGTGGGAGAGGCGAATGTTGCTTTGCCTACGAAACCTCAGGATCGCCGTAAATCAAAGAAACTTAAGAAGGATAGATTTTTGAAGATCATAAGCTGCATTCGGCCAGTGAAGGAAGATGACGGTCCTGTGACTGGAAAGCGTAGACAGCCAGCAGCTGGAGATTCATGTGAGTGTCACAGTGCAACACTGGCATGACTTATTACTGCCATGACTGTTATTGAACATCTAACAATGTCTATCTGGTCCTGATAGATATACAATAATGTACAGAGGGTGGGTCATGAGGTTATGAAACATGTTCCCTATGACACATTGGACCACATAAATATGACTCACTACAGTCACTAACAGTTTGTTGCTCTTTAATCCAGCATGTCCAGACCAGGAGGAAGTGGAACGAATTGTCAACAAGTTAACCAAGATCACAGATCGTGTTCATTTCCTATCTACGGATATAGAAACTGATAGTGACGGTTGGTATTTCTTGCCTGGATTACTTTCTGTCACTTCCTTAATAGAAAGCATACTGAAACATGACCGTTATCACATATCCTATGCTAAAGTGATACATACAGAGCTTGTGTTAAAGAAGGTATATATCTTAGCAGGGCGTCTAATCCTTATCTTGTATCTACAGATGTTGTGGAGAGAATTGTGGAACTGCTTAGGGAACATGGAGATAAACTGAACAAGGAAGTAAGTCAAATTATTTCCTTTAGTTTCCTTGATCCAGCAGATGCACTGCGGGGtttgaaagaaatgaatcacaAGTATAAGAGTAACAATAACaggataaaatattatataataatttaataccATAGTGAGTggtaatgataataatttaaTAGGATAGttgataatgatataataatgataatgataagtCCTAAAAGGTATTCtgaggtacaaaaaaaaaaaatcatcaactGTAATAGTTTCTGCAATATACTGTATCAGTGGAATAATAAACTGAACCTGAACTTTACttctttattaatatattgtttCAAATCTATTAAGTAGGTGACACTTCTCTATGTTGAATCAACTAATGTATTTTTCATCTTCGCTCATAGTCCACAAGGTGGCTCCATAAACAAAAACCCTTTCCCACCATTGATATTACTGTTGGGCTTTGCATTACTGAGGgaacatattcattttttatttatttattgaggggaaaaaaaagatcactgTGAAATTGTGTATCTTGAAGTAGCCAACTGTTTAACATCTGTCCATAGATTGAAAAGAACCACGTGCTTAGGAAACAGCTGCAGGACTCTCTGTCATACGGTTTCTTTAAGAAAGTGGCTCAGACCTTTATGCAGAGACTGAGTCCAGAGGAGCGTCCTACTACACCGAGCCCACAGCAGGCTGAGATCGCACTCACCTGTGAGCTGACAAGCCGCTTAAACGCCATGGACAGCCATCCCATGAACCGAGTGCTGGGCTTCGGGGCTAAATACCTGCAGGACTACCTCAGCCCCTGGGTTATCCAACAAGGCGGCTACGTAAGTGCACTACAACTTCTGCCAAGCCTTCTCATGTTTAAcctcatttgttttctttaattcagatccatttttctttccattattTAACAAACCAACCCCTAAatactaaatttaaaattttttgtctgttttgttgttttctcttctcAGGAAAAAGTTTTCAGCACAGACACTGATGCTGAGGATGAAGTTAATTAAGCCTAGAGGATTctgccttttgttttttttttttcttgattttcttgATATTCTGAAATGTGCTtcacaaaaaagcaaaatgtttaaatatctgTGCAAAGATGCCAAAGCTACTGTGAAATTGTGTGTTCtagatagtatagtatatactGCAATAtattatgccttttttttattaattttgtggagaaaatatttttgtgtacttttgttgaaaaaaaaaagaataaaattttttatCTTGCTAATACTAGGAGATAAGAATCATTTTATACGCATAAAGGGTGTTTTTGTATTCGTCCACATGAGATTCTGTACGTATGCACATGGAGGGTATTTAGGTGGAATTCTGTTTCTTCTAGTCGTAACTATCAGATCCTTTGTAAATAGATTTACAGGGTTGCAATTTATTTATGGGGAAAAAGTAACGTAGTAAGATagctttatttgaataaaaaatttGTGCAGAActacacctaaaaaaaaaaaaaaaacctgtcactCAAATTATTTCAAGATTATGAAGTGTTACCAGTTACAAAGCTGGTGTCTATTATGATAGTTTATGTTTTAGGAAATCTTTATAggaattcatttatttgaacAAACCTGTATGAGAATACTCTATAAGAATATTAGAAATTGCTAAAACGTACAGGAGAGTGGGGTCTCCAGGATCGAGGTTGGGAACCATGTTGTGATAACCACCAGCTAGgaggttaaataaaaaaaaaaaaaaagaaaatgccttTGCTATTTTTggctctgtctgtttttttatattattattaactggTATATTTTATGCTggcaataataattaaatagtaGTCTACATTTTGAACATAGCCAAAACAGCcattttaaaggaaataaatttgCTCTCATAAAAAAGGATACTGAACATACTTTTCCTTGTCTTGTGTTGGTACTGtgaagggtacatcttttgttcTATTAGTATGCATCTTTTAGCTACcatttatgtaccttaaatcattttaaagcataaCTATCTACAgtggggggcatggtggcttagcgATTAGCACATTCGCCTTGCACCTCTGGGGCTGGAGGTTCaaatcccgcctctgccctgtgtgcacggagtttgcatgttctccccatgcttcgggggtttccttcaggtactccagtttcctcccctaATCAAAAGACAtccattgtaggctgattggcatctctaagtTGCCTGTAGTGAGTGAtcatgccctgtgatgggttgacACCtgagggtgtcccctgccttatGCCCTGAAGGCAGGATAAGTGGTTTGgaaaatgaaatacagtatgtttccAGTTGAAAGGTGCATATTAAAGATACTAAAGATGTATTATTGtgggtaccaccccagcaacagtTACAGTTTAGTTACTATTgctactaatatatatatatattgtctgTGTAAGGGGgcatttttcttccttctgCTGTACCCTTAAGATAGCCAGTGATTTACAGCTTCCAGAATACACtctctgtccactttattaggaaatcCTTTCCACCTGCTCAGTGAAGCAATTATGCAGTAAGCCAGTCACATAGCagcagaatgcacaacatgtcaaaccttgaggcagatgggttaCAACAGGTACAATAGCAGAGCACTGGattccactcctctcagccaagaacaggaatcttaAATAGCAGTGGGCATCAAAACTGGACTGTTGAAGATTGCAGAAATGTTGCCTGGTCTTTTCtcaatcttcaactgttcagtttttgtGAAGTGGTGCTCACTGTtgactcagattcctgttcttggctgacaagagtggaatcCAGTGTGGTcatttgctgttgtagcctatccgtCTCAAGGTTCgttgtgctgtgcattctgagatgcttttctgctcaccatggctgtaaagagtggctatttgagttactgtagcctccCCTGACCTCTcgaaccagtctagccattttcctctgatctctctcatcaacaaggtgcttcCTCCTGCATTACTGCAGCTCAcctgatgttttttgtttgcatCATTCTGTATAACCTCTAGAGACTGTCGTGTGTGAAAATCGCAGATCtgcaatatttctgaaatattgaaaacaaccCATCTGGcagcaacaaccatgccatgctCAAAGGCACAGAGATCATAtttgtttcttcattctgatgtttgatgggagcagtaactgaagctcttgacctgtttctgcatgatttgaTACACTGCACTCCTGGCACATGATTGGGTGATTGGGTaagtgcatgaatgagcaggtgtacaggtgttcctataaGTTCCTATAAGTTCCTATAAGGGGAAAATGTCATTATTGACATTGTATTAGTAGGGAATCATCATTAGGCGTTGTTCACTAAGAAAACTAACCAGGAGTTTATCACATGTTAGACTATTTCACTTGTAAAGACAACAGTAAGGCTGCTCTTCATTTCACACCAGGCTTTAATGCATTACATGGTCTCACTTGGACTGTATTTTCAGCACACAGTGGTTTCTTGAACAGTTTGCATAGTCTTGAATTTGGTTTTGAGGTGTGAGGGCGTGGCTGCCGTGGCGCGCGCCTCGTACCTCGCCTCTCACCTCTCGCGCTCTCACCTCTCGCGCTCCGTTTCCTGAGTGCGCGCGCGCtcggtgtggtgtggtgtgcgTGGCGCAAGCAGAAGGAGAAGAGCCGAAATGCGCAAGGCGAGAGGAGCGAAGAAAGCTGCGTCCCCGCGGGATCCACACGCCGACAAGAAGCTCAGGGAAGCCCCAAGCGACCTGCTCAGATGCGCCGAGGACGGAGGAGCGGCTCCACGCGCCAGGAAGAAGGGCTACAAACCCCCGGATGTGAGGAGCATATTCAGGGCGcagggaaggagaggagagggacACGAGTTCAGAGAGGAGGCATCAGCAGGATGGTGCGATGTGTGCTGTAACATCGTCATCCAGGGGGGGCTGATGTGCACAGGTGAGGGGGAGCTTGAGGTTACCATTTATACCCATTAAACATTTATCCTTTAGTGGATACACCTCTGGAGACCCTCAGACCTCCAAACCACGTGATCTAGTTTCTCAAGCCCTAATCAAGTGTGACTTCATGATCTGGATCAAGTGTGCTTGGATTAATTTAACCAGTAAGTGTCTGTGAACCATGGCCACAGATACAATAACATGTAAGGCAGGTGTGTTGTAAATTTAGGATCATTGATTTCTTCTGATTTCTTCCTAATATGTGAATAAATCATTTCCTAGACAAAATCTTAGAGGGagaaaataattatattgtGTTATTGAATATTCTGAGGTTGTACAAATCAGGATTGCGTATGCCTTTCAGACAGATGCCCTACTTATATTCAAAAATGGCTGAGAATAAGTTTAAGAAAACCAATTTACGTTATTACTGTATGTGTACTGTATCCAAAAACAAAGCATAGGTGACAGGCGTGCAcgaaacacacgcacacacgaacacacacacctaccggTATGTTGACAGACTGGTTTTTAGTAAAACTGTATATTCTGTCACTATCTACCTACATTCTGAGTGTATGTCTTTTAAAGAAATGTATCTGGTTTTGATTTTCGGAGCCTTGGTCTTCAAAGTTTCCTTTAATAATAACCTCATCATGATAATGTAATGCTGTCCCTGATGGAGTCTTGATCATAGCTTAGGCCTGGCCTTCACACAGTCTTCAGCACTATGTGTCTCTCTGGTGgttttaaacaaacacatcagtgtaGAAGGTGCACACTTCTTTGTCTAAACTGAGGTAAAGACTAAAAGGCTCCTGTGGGGCtttattttatgatatttgtggcttgaatttaaaaaagacCATGTCCACCCTGTATGAGCACCATTTTATTTAGTGTGTACTCTATAGTAGTTCAGCTCTGAGCGGATTTTTGTTTAGTGTTTGAATATTACAAGAAACAGCAACAGCACTAGGAATTCCTGCTGCCTGGCAGGAAGATCAGCTGAAGTGTCACATTCATGCAGATTCGTATCATATGGCATATATGATTTGTTCCTCTTTAGTGCCTGGATGGAAACCTGTCCATTTGCATTCTTGCCTAAGCAGCGAAGTTTAGTTCCCTTTCTGTCCCCAAGATGCCAACTCTAGACTCTGGCCTTATTTTGTATTCCTTTAAGTAGTTGTTCATTCACAAGTAGTGTGCAGTGCGGTCACTCAAATGTAACACTTGGACAAAGGTGACTTTCACTG encodes:
- the LOC113532170 gene encoding apoptosis facilitator Bcl-2-like protein 14, whose protein sequence is MDKAELLEQIFSKDSIEYKLLLRYTQKKPTANSPSTQSNGVGEANVALPTKPQDRRKSKKLKKDRFLKIISCIRPVKEDDGPVTGKRRQPAAGDSSCPDQEEVERIVNKLTKITDRVHFLSTDIETDSDDVVERIVELLREHGDKLNKEIEKNHVLRKQLQDSLSYGFFKKVAQTFMQRLSPEERPTTPSPQQAEIALTCELTSRLNAMDSHPMNRVLGFGAKYLQDYLSPWVIQQGGYEKVFSTDTDAEDEVN